CGCGCGGCAGAGCTACTGAAGTCCTGAGTGCTAAGTCCTAAGTCCTAAGTGGTGTTCAGCACTTAGCACTTAGCACTTAGGACTTGGTACTTGGAACTTCCGACATCAAGACAAAATGGCCAAAGCCAGAGAACTGAAGGGCCGCATCCGCTCGGTCCAGAACACGCGCAAGATCACGCGGACGATGGAGATGGTCGCCACGTCCAAGCTCAAGCGCGCGCAGGACCGCGTGGCGGCCGCACGGCCGTACGCGGAGCGGCTCGGCGAGGTGATCGGGCGGCTCCTTACGCCGGAGCTGGCGGCGCGCTACCCGCTCCTCCGCCAGCCGGCCACCGTGCGGCGCGCGGCGGTGCTGCTCCTTACCGCCAACCGCGGGCTGAGCGGCGCCTTCAACGCCAACCTGATCCGGGAAGGGCGCAACCTCCTCCGCGACCTGCGCGGGCGCGGCGTGGAGGTGGAGCTCCACGTGGCCGGCAAGAAGGGGATCTCCTTCTTCCGCTACCAGGGCGAGACGCTGGGGAACGCCGTCAGCGACATCGGCGACCGCCCCTCGGCCGAGGACGCCGAGCGCCTCGTCAACTCGCTGATGGACGGCTTCGTGGCGGGCACCTTCGACGCGGTGTACGTGGTGTACGCCAAGTTCAACTCGGCGCTCTCCACCCCGCCCACCACCCTGCAGCTCCTTCCCGTGCAGGCGCCGGAAGACACCGGCCGCGGCGGCGAGGTGGACTACGTGCTGGAGCCCGGCGCCGACGAGATCCTGGGGCGCATCCTGCCGCTGTACGTGCGGAACGGGGTGTACCGGGCGCTGGTGGAGACCACGGCGGGCTTCTACGGTGCCCAGCGCACCGCCATGAAGAACGCCACCGACAACGCCGGCGACATGCTCAACGCCCTGACCCGTACCTACAACCGGGTGCGCCAGGCCGCGATCACGCAGGAAATCGCCGAGATCGTCGGCGGCGCCGCCGCCCTCGAATAACAGGAGACCCAAATGGCTACCGTTGCCCCTGAGCAGGCCACCATCCCGACCCCCGCCGTCAAGGCGGGCCGCGTCGTGCAGGTCATCGGCCCGGTGATCGACGCCGAGTTCGAAGGCCACCTTCCGGACATCTACAACGCCCTGCGCGTGACGCGCGCCGCGTCCGGCGACCAGCCGGCGCTCGACATCACGCTCGAGGTGCAGCAGCACATCGGCCGCCACCAGGTGCGCGCCGTGGCCATGGAGTCCACCGACGGCGTGGTGCGCGGCATGGACGTGCTCGACCTGGGCTCGCCCATCACCGTGCCCGTGGGCGCCCCGGCGCTGGGGCGCATCCTCAACGTGCTCGGCGAGCCGGTGGACGAGTCCGGCGTCATCCCCGCCGACACGCTGCGCTGGCCGATCCACCGCCCGGCGCCCCGCTTCGTGGACCTCGAGGCCAAGGCCGAGGTGCTGGAGACGGGGATCAAGGTGATCGACCTCCTCACCCCGTACGTGAAGGGTGGCAAGATCGGCCTCTTCGGCGGGGCGGGCGTGGGGAAGACGGTGGTCATCCAGGAGCTGATCAACAACATCGCGCGCGGCCACGGCGGCCGCTCCGTGTTCGCCGGCGTCGGCGAGCGCACGCGCGAGGGCACCGACCTCTGGCTGGAGTTCAAGGAGGCCGGGCTCATCAAGGAGGGCAACCTCGCCGAGTCCAACGTGGCGCTGGTGTACGGGCAGATGAACGAGCCGCCGGGCGCGCGCCTCCGCGTGGCGCTCACCGGCCTCACCGTGGCCGAGTACTTCCGCGACGTGGAGAAGCAGGACGTGCTCTTCTTCGTGGACAACATCTTCCGCTTCACGCAGGCCGGCTCCGAGGTGTCCGCGCTCCTGGGCCGCATGCCCTCGGCCGTGGGCTACCAGCCGACGCTGGCCACCGAGATGGGCGCCCTGCAGGAGCGCATCACCTCCACGCACGAGGGCTCCATCACCTCGGTGCAGGCCATCTACGTGCCGGCCGACGACCTCACGGACCCGGCGCCGGCCACCGCCTTCGCGCACCTCGACGCCACCACGGTGCTCTCGCGCGCGATCTCGGAGCTGGGCATCTACCCGGCCGTGGACCCGCTCGACTCCACGAGCCGCATCCTGGACCCGCAGTACATCGGCGAGCGGCACTACCGCACGGCCACCGCGGTGCAGCGCATTCTGCAGCGCTACAAGGAGCTGCAGGACATCATCGCGATCCTGGGGATGGACGAGCTCACCGAAGAGGACAAGGTGATCGTGGGCCGGGCGCGCCGC
This Longimicrobium sp. DNA region includes the following protein-coding sequences:
- the atpG gene encoding ATP synthase F1 subunit gamma; this encodes MAKARELKGRIRSVQNTRKITRTMEMVATSKLKRAQDRVAAARPYAERLGEVIGRLLTPELAARYPLLRQPATVRRAAVLLLTANRGLSGAFNANLIREGRNLLRDLRGRGVEVELHVAGKKGISFFRYQGETLGNAVSDIGDRPSAEDAERLVNSLMDGFVAGTFDAVYVVYAKFNSALSTPPTTLQLLPVQAPEDTGRGGEVDYVLEPGADEILGRILPLYVRNGVYRALVETTAGFYGAQRTAMKNATDNAGDMLNALTRTYNRVRQAAITQEIAEIVGGAAALE
- the atpD gene encoding F0F1 ATP synthase subunit beta; protein product: MATVAPEQATIPTPAVKAGRVVQVIGPVIDAEFEGHLPDIYNALRVTRAASGDQPALDITLEVQQHIGRHQVRAVAMESTDGVVRGMDVLDLGSPITVPVGAPALGRILNVLGEPVDESGVIPADTLRWPIHRPAPRFVDLEAKAEVLETGIKVIDLLTPYVKGGKIGLFGGAGVGKTVVIQELINNIARGHGGRSVFAGVGERTREGTDLWLEFKEAGLIKEGNLAESNVALVYGQMNEPPGARLRVALTGLTVAEYFRDVEKQDVLFFVDNIFRFTQAGSEVSALLGRMPSAVGYQPTLATEMGALQERITSTHEGSITSVQAIYVPADDLTDPAPATAFAHLDATTVLSRAISELGIYPAVDPLDSTSRILDPQYIGERHYRTATAVQRILQRYKELQDIIAILGMDELTEEDKVIVGRARRLQRFLSQPFFVAQQFTGTEGEYVKLEDTVESFERVVSGEFDHLPEQAFYMVGGIQGAIDKAQRLEQGG